One stretch of Pradoshia sp. D12 DNA includes these proteins:
- the coaBC gene encoding bifunctional phosphopantothenoylcysteine decarboxylase/phosphopantothenate--cysteine ligase CoaBC yields MLDNKKILVCVTGGIAVYKSAALTSKLVQAGAQVKVIMSESATKFVMPLTFQALSKNDVYIDTFDEKIPGKIAHIELADWADVILVAPATANIIGKLANGIADDMISTTLLAATAPVMIAPAMNVHMYHHKAVQRNMAQLREDGYLFMEPSEGYLACGYVGKGRLEEPETIVANLEDFFAEEKKSLSGRKVLITAGPTRERIDPVRYISNFSSGKMGYALAEVARSMGAEVTLVSGPVSLDAPAGVKVIKVESASEMYEAVMDVMDKQHIIIGTAAVADYKPAVYENQKVKKQAGDSTLELTRTKDILREVGKRKTNQILIGFAAETNDLDEYAKKKLVKKNADMIVANNVTHEGAGFGTDTNIVTLYKKDGSFRELPLLSKAEVAKEILKEIESLQVNEDHSL; encoded by the coding sequence ATGCTTGATAATAAGAAGATACTTGTTTGTGTAACAGGAGGTATTGCTGTATACAAATCGGCCGCCTTAACAAGTAAACTTGTTCAGGCCGGTGCGCAAGTAAAGGTAATAATGAGTGAATCAGCAACTAAATTCGTGATGCCGTTAACTTTTCAGGCTTTATCCAAAAACGATGTTTATATAGATACATTCGACGAGAAAATCCCTGGTAAAATCGCACATATTGAGCTCGCTGACTGGGCGGATGTCATTCTGGTTGCACCTGCTACAGCCAATATTATAGGGAAATTGGCAAATGGAATTGCCGATGATATGATTTCTACTACCTTGCTGGCAGCAACGGCGCCTGTTATGATTGCCCCGGCTATGAATGTCCATATGTATCACCATAAAGCTGTACAGCGAAATATGGCGCAGCTACGGGAAGATGGCTATTTATTTATGGAGCCTTCAGAAGGCTATTTAGCCTGTGGGTATGTTGGTAAGGGAAGGCTGGAAGAACCCGAAACAATTGTTGCTAATTTAGAAGATTTTTTTGCTGAAGAAAAGAAATCATTAAGTGGCAGAAAAGTCCTGATTACAGCTGGTCCAACCCGTGAACGAATCGACCCGGTACGTTATATATCCAATTTTTCGAGCGGTAAAATGGGATATGCTTTAGCGGAGGTGGCAAGAAGCATGGGAGCTGAGGTTACATTGGTGTCAGGCCCGGTGTCATTGGACGCTCCTGCAGGTGTCAAAGTAATTAAAGTAGAAAGTGCTTCCGAAATGTATGAAGCGGTAATGGATGTAATGGATAAGCAGCATATTATTATTGGTACAGCTGCTGTAGCTGATTATAAACCAGCTGTTTATGAGAATCAAAAGGTGAAGAAACAAGCAGGCGACAGTACGCTTGAACTGACTCGTACAAAGGATATTCTCCGAGAGGTTGGTAAGAGAAAAACAAACCAAATCTTGATAGGTTTTGCAGCTGAAACGAATGATTTGGATGAGTATGCAAAGAAAAAGCTGGTTAAGAAAAATGCTGATATGATTGTCGCTAATAATGTGACCCATGAAGGTGCCGGGTTCGGAACGGATACCAATATTGTTACCTTATATAAAAAGGATGGCAGTTTCAGAGAACTTCCTTTACTAAGTAAAGCTGAAGTTGCCAAAGAAATATTGAAAGAAATAGAATCACTGCAAGTAAATGAGGATCACTCTTTATGA